In Aequorivita sp. H23M31, a single window of DNA contains:
- a CDS encoding DUF3667 domain-containing protein has product MERIEPNSCEVCGQNPEVPKIDWHYIASEIRSVFMLEKGFLYTVIQLLLKPGKAIKTYIQTDRRRLMKPIVFVILASLIYSLIDYYFPFQAKYMNHNGEVQNYTTSIAKWITENYGYSNLIMSIFIAGWLKLFFRKHPFSIFEMAVLLCYVMGMVMLLFAIFGFFEHTSNTNLVTIGSMVGFIYAVRAIGQVFGNKWFHYAKGGLAYIFGSISFTIIFLILGIVLDATLGNKAV; this is encoded by the coding sequence ATGGAAAGAATAGAACCCAATTCCTGTGAAGTATGCGGGCAAAATCCCGAAGTACCCAAAATTGATTGGCATTATATAGCATCAGAAATTCGGAGTGTGTTTATGCTCGAAAAAGGATTTTTGTACACCGTAATCCAACTTCTTTTAAAGCCAGGCAAAGCAATTAAAACATATATTCAAACAGATAGAAGACGATTGATGAAACCCATCGTTTTTGTGATTTTAGCTTCTTTAATCTATTCCCTTATAGACTATTATTTTCCATTTCAAGCCAAATATATGAACCATAATGGGGAGGTGCAGAATTACACAACATCCATTGCTAAATGGATTACAGAGAACTACGGGTATAGCAATTTAATCATGAGCATATTTATAGCTGGTTGGCTAAAACTCTTTTTCCGAAAACATCCCTTTAGTATTTTCGAAATGGCTGTATTACTCTGTTACGTAATGGGAATGGTAATGCTATTGTTTGCCATTTTTGGTTTTTTTGAGCATACCTCAAACACTAATCTCGTTACCATAGGGTCCATGGTAGGTTTTATCTATGCCGTCCGAGCCATAGGCCAGGTTTTTGGTAATAAGTGGTTTCATTATGCCAAAGGTGGACTTGCTTATATCTTCGGTTCGATTTCCTTTACTATAATATTTTTGATTCTGGGAATAGTTCTGGATGCCACATTAGGAAACAAAGCAGTTTAA
- a CDS encoding RNA polymerase sigma factor, with product MSKEKDFQKIYETNYQPVMSLCLGYVKGNTFLAKDLVQEVFVKVWQHLPHFRGQAKLSTWIYRITVNTCLQELRKKKYVDLKMDIANESSPNISETEKQFQQMYNCINALPPENKTIILLELDNVPQQEIAVIIGISHAAVRTRLHRIKEQLTKCVNHEQF from the coding sequence ATGAGTAAAGAAAAAGACTTTCAAAAAATCTATGAGACCAATTATCAGCCGGTCATGAGTCTTTGTTTAGGGTATGTAAAAGGAAACACCTTTCTGGCAAAAGATCTGGTTCAAGAAGTTTTTGTAAAAGTATGGCAACATCTCCCGCACTTTCGCGGACAGGCAAAACTTTCCACCTGGATTTACAGGATCACAGTAAACACCTGCCTACAGGAATTGCGAAAGAAAAAATACGTAGACCTAAAAATGGACATCGCCAATGAAAGTAGTCCCAACATAAGTGAAACCGAAAAGCAGTTTCAACAAATGTACAATTGTATTAATGCCTTACCGCCAGAAAATAAAACCATAATCCTTTTGGAACTGGACAACGTACCCCAACAAGAAATAGCGGTGATTATTGGTATAAGTCACGCCGCTGTACGAACAAGATTACATAGAATAAAAGAACAACTAACAAAATGTGTGAATCATGAGCAATTTTGA
- a CDS encoding alpha/beta fold hydrolase, translating into MKTSTLLFSLFLSFIFITAQSQNSFEVTKTGKGQPILLFPGFACTADVFDDLIPELQKNYEVHAFTYAGFGDVPSISFPWLPQIKEEIVQYVIQQHLKDPIIIGHSMGGTLGLWLTANSDKYSHLIVVDALPAMGALMIPDFNPDALQYDNLHSQQILAMDEPAFADMADQSAAFMTSNLQKQKVISNWIKTSDRQTYVNGYTDLLKLDLRDSLKKIRTPVTILAATQPYGKEQAEITYKKQYKNLKQYKLIFAEGSGHFIMFDRPDWLKEQINTVMKENE; encoded by the coding sequence ATGAAAACATCGACTTTACTTTTTAGTTTATTTCTTTCTTTCATTTTTATAACAGCTCAGAGCCAGAACAGTTTTGAGGTTACAAAGACCGGTAAGGGACAGCCCATTTTATTATTTCCCGGATTTGCCTGTACTGCAGACGTCTTTGATGATCTCATTCCAGAACTTCAAAAAAACTATGAAGTGCACGCTTTTACGTATGCCGGCTTTGGAGACGTTCCTTCTATTTCGTTTCCTTGGCTGCCCCAAATAAAAGAAGAGATAGTACAATATGTCATCCAACAACATCTAAAAGATCCCATCATCATTGGGCACAGCATGGGTGGAACTTTGGGATTATGGTTGACAGCGAATAGTGATAAATATTCCCACCTCATTGTTGTCGATGCACTTCCTGCAATGGGTGCCCTAATGATTCCTGATTTCAATCCAGACGCACTGCAATACGACAATCTCCATAGTCAACAAATTTTAGCGATGGACGAACCGGCATTTGCAGATATGGCCGATCAATCGGCGGCCTTTATGACCAGCAATCTTCAGAAACAGAAAGTGATATCCAATTGGATAAAAACCAGTGACCGACAGACCTATGTCAATGGTTATACCGATCTTCTAAAACTGGATTTGCGTGATTCCCTAAAAAAAATTAGAACTCCCGTGACTATTTTAGCGGCAACCCAACCTTATGGAAAAGAGCAGGCGGAAATAACTTATAAAAAGCAATATAAAAACCTAAAGCAGTATAAACTTATTTTTGCTGAAGGATCGGGACATTTTATCATGTTTGATCGACCAGACTGGTTAAAGGAACAAATCAATACCGTAATGAAGGAAAATGAGTAA
- a CDS encoding ABC transporter ATP-binding protein, protein MSIITLNNISKKYRSADKYAVDGVSFSLEKGEILALVGESGSGKTTLLRLIAGLEHPDGGEITLNNEIIVSGRKSLPTNKRKTGMVFQDYALFPHLTIFENVAFGLKGLKKKEAEKRVYETIELTGLKEDVKKYPHQLSGGQQQRVALARALAPRPELLLMDEPFSNLDTILRDQVREEVRQIIKAMGITAILVTHDTKDAFSTADKIAVMLNGKLLQIDTPDTLYNDPSSSYVAELFGKSNNLEATVEDGGFNTPFGFVSKLADCPFATDSENCKVKLFFRAEETDFCNAEEPHLCGMVEQCTYLGDHMQLKVCCNRCTACEKGSTERNLLENQSILLKTTVQTWKPGDIVRFKLKNFKVKEPEAQ, encoded by the coding sequence ATGTCAATTATAACATTAAACAACATAAGCAAGAAGTACCGAAGTGCGGATAAGTACGCCGTAGATGGGGTTTCCTTTTCTTTGGAAAAAGGGGAAATCCTTGCGCTGGTTGGTGAAAGCGGTTCTGGGAAAACTACTCTGTTGCGTTTGATTGCGGGACTCGAACATCCAGATGGTGGCGAGATAACATTAAATAATGAAATTATTGTCAGTGGAAGAAAATCCCTGCCTACCAACAAACGGAAAACAGGTATGGTCTTTCAGGATTATGCCCTATTTCCACACCTTACCATTTTTGAAAATGTTGCTTTTGGTCTAAAAGGTTTAAAGAAAAAAGAAGCCGAAAAACGCGTTTACGAAACCATCGAACTCACGGGCCTTAAAGAGGATGTAAAAAAATATCCGCATCAACTTTCGGGAGGTCAGCAACAACGGGTGGCACTTGCTAGAGCTTTGGCACCTCGACCCGAATTGCTTTTGATGGACGAACCATTTAGTAATCTCGACACCATTCTGCGCGATCAGGTGCGCGAGGAAGTCCGACAGATTATCAAAGCCATGGGAATCACAGCCATTCTGGTAACCCACGACACCAAGGATGCCTTTTCCACCGCAGATAAGATTGCCGTGATGCTCAACGGAAAGTTGTTGCAGATTGACACGCCCGACACTTTATACAACGATCCCAGCTCTTCCTACGTAGCCGAACTCTTCGGGAAATCAAATAATCTGGAAGCCACTGTTGAGGACGGCGGATTCAACACTCCATTTGGTTTTGTCTCCAAACTCGCAGACTGCCCCTTCGCCACCGACAGCGAAAACTGTAAGGTAAAACTCTTTTTCCGGGCGGAGGAAACCGATTTTTGCAACGCCGAGGAACCGCACTTATGTGGTATGGTCGAGCAATGTACTTATCTGGGAGATCATATGCAGCTAAAGGTCTGCTGTAATCGCTGCACAGCTTGTGAAAAGGGCTCCACGGAAAGAAACCTCCTCGAAAACCAAAGTATACTTCTCAAAACCACCGTCCAAACCTGGAAACCCGGTGATATCGTTCGGTTCAAATTGAAGAACTTTAAGGTCAAGGAGCCGGAGGCACAATAA
- a CDS encoding four helix bundle protein: MKIFGFEKLKVWQKSRETSLKIYKATLSFPSEERFGLTSQMRRAAISISSNIAEGTGRHSQKDRARFTEIAYGSALELLNQCILSRDLQFLEKDVYLELRKDLSEITAMLDGLYKSQILVE, translated from the coding sequence ATGAAAATCTTCGGTTTTGAAAAATTAAAGGTTTGGCAGAAATCGAGGGAAACTTCACTTAAGATATATAAAGCAACATTAAGTTTTCCTTCCGAAGAAAGATTTGGTTTAACGAGTCAAATGCGAAGGGCGGCAATATCAATTTCATCTAATATCGCCGAAGGAACAGGGAGGCATTCACAAAAAGACCGAGCTCGTTTTACTGAAATAGCTTATGGCTCCGCCTTAGAATTATTAAATCAATGTATTTTGTCAAGAGACTTACAATTTTTAGAAAAGGATGTTTATTTGGAATTACGGAAAGATTTAAGTGAAATTACAGCAATGCTTGATGGATTGTATAAATCACAAATTTTAGTGGAATAG
- a CDS encoding ABC transporter permease, which produces MKKSKKSIYWWNKWTAGAVVILLLVLTPIFTILIELFHSPGEHWQHIVTNLLPTYFSNSLILLFGVGIGTFILGVSMAWFVSVYEFPGRKYFEWLLILPLAFPSYMMGYSYVGILEYTGPIQAFLRNNFDIQFKGAIIDIMNMPGAIFILSISLFPYVYVICRASFMRQSSELQEAALLLGSNRWRVFTKIALPMARPAVAGGIALVGMEVLNDYGTVKYFGVDTFTSGIFRAWFSFGDINTAIHLSAILTLIVLLLIWLENFQRGSRNWTTQSASSRPALRIVPKHWSGRWLYTGLSAFVLMISFIMPLSQLFYWVALTWRNVVDSEFGILILRSFSLAIGSAVAIAILSIFLLYATRLSPLRWTRHIARSASMGYAIPGAVIAVGVMIPMMKLDRFISWVTADQVGMILSGTLFIMVIAYIVRFMAVGYNAIDAGFQKTGASVNEVARSLGASPVRTLWKIDLPLIRNSIAAAILLAFVDILKELPLTLILRPFNFNTLATKAFDMATNEMIAESANASLVVVLTGVIPIIILNNVIGGKRS; this is translated from the coding sequence TTGAAAAAATCAAAAAAATCCATCTATTGGTGGAATAAATGGACGGCTGGGGCTGTGGTAATACTGTTATTGGTATTAACACCAATCTTCACCATTTTAATTGAGCTTTTTCATAGTCCCGGCGAACATTGGCAGCACATTGTTACCAACCTGCTTCCCACCTATTTCTCGAATTCACTTATTCTACTCTTTGGAGTTGGCATAGGCACTTTCATTTTGGGAGTAAGTATGGCTTGGTTTGTTTCGGTATATGAATTTCCTGGACGTAAATATTTTGAATGGCTACTTATTCTCCCATTAGCATTTCCGTCCTATATGATGGGATATAGCTATGTGGGGATTTTAGAATATACCGGCCCTATTCAGGCATTTCTAAGAAACAATTTCGATATTCAATTTAAGGGTGCTATAATTGATATTATGAATATGCCAGGTGCTATTTTCATTCTTTCAATCAGTCTATTCCCATATGTTTATGTGATATGTCGAGCCTCCTTTATGCGACAATCAAGTGAACTTCAGGAAGCAGCTCTTTTATTGGGAAGCAACCGATGGCGTGTGTTTACCAAAATCGCACTTCCCATGGCAAGACCAGCCGTTGCTGGAGGAATCGCCTTGGTAGGAATGGAAGTGCTCAACGATTATGGAACGGTGAAGTATTTTGGTGTCGACACTTTTACCTCGGGAATTTTCAGGGCTTGGTTCTCCTTTGGGGATATTAATACCGCCATCCATCTTTCCGCAATCTTGACATTGATTGTTTTACTGTTGATTTGGCTGGAAAACTTCCAAAGAGGCAGTCGCAATTGGACCACCCAAAGTGCAAGTTCCCGACCGGCACTGAGGATTGTCCCAAAACATTGGAGCGGTCGATGGCTATATACCGGACTTAGTGCTTTTGTGCTGATGATCAGTTTTATTATGCCGCTGTCCCAACTTTTTTATTGGGTTGCACTCACTTGGCGAAATGTGGTGGATTCGGAATTCGGGATTCTTATACTGCGGAGTTTTTCCCTGGCAATTGGGTCGGCAGTGGCAATAGCAATCTTATCAATATTCCTGTTGTACGCCACTCGGTTGAGTCCGTTGCGATGGACGCGGCACATTGCCCGATCCGCCTCTATGGGATATGCGATTCCCGGAGCGGTTATAGCGGTGGGGGTAATGATCCCGATGATGAAGTTAGATCGGTTTATCTCTTGGGTCACTGCCGATCAGGTAGGAATGATACTTTCGGGAACTTTGTTTATTATGGTAATTGCTTATATTGTCCGATTTATGGCCGTTGGCTATAACGCAATTGACGCAGGATTCCAGAAAACGGGCGCTAGCGTAAACGAGGTGGCGCGATCTTTGGGAGCTTCACCTGTAAGGACTTTGTGGAAAATAGACTTACCTTTGATACGGAATAGTATTGCCGCAGCAATTTTGTTGGCTTTTGTGGATATTTTGAAGGAATTGCCATTAACATTGATTTTAAGACCCTTCAATTTCAACACCTTGGCAACAAAAGCATTTGATATGGCAACCAACGAAATGATAGCCGAATCGGCAAATGCGTCGCTGGTAGTGGTGCTAACGGGAGTGATTCCGATAATAATATTGAATAATGTGATTGGGGGAAAGAGGAGTTGA
- a CDS encoding Fe(3+) ABC transporter substrate-binding protein, translating to MNKFLKFGFAVILFSVLISCGNPSKEKEVNVYTHRHYKADDELFKKFTEETGIKVNIVNASADELIQRLETEGENSKADILITVDAGRLYRAQSKGLLQPISSKILETNIAPRFRDKNGNWFGMTYRARIIAYSKDRVNPESLKDYEDLANPEWKDKIVIRSSENIYNQSLLASIIVADGEEKAKEWAAGVVENMARNPKGSDRDQVKAVASGEGDIAVVNTYYIGLMLNDENEEEKKAGESVGIIFPNQENRGTHINISGAGVTKYAPHKENAVKLLEFLSGIEAQQTLANLNYEYPVNPDASKAAILKEWGDFKADEVELIKLGELNSEAVKIFDEVGWK from the coding sequence ATGAATAAATTTTTAAAATTCGGTTTTGCCGTCATTCTGTTCAGTGTATTAATATCCTGCGGAAATCCGTCCAAGGAAAAAGAAGTAAATGTTTATACCCATCGTCATTACAAAGCAGATGACGAACTTTTCAAAAAGTTTACGGAAGAAACGGGAATAAAGGTGAATATCGTAAATGCTAGTGCCGACGAGCTGATTCAGCGTCTTGAAACAGAAGGCGAAAACTCCAAAGCTGATATTCTGATTACGGTAGATGCAGGACGTTTATATCGTGCTCAATCCAAAGGGCTGCTCCAACCTATCAGTTCAAAAATATTGGAAACCAATATCGCCCCAAGGTTTCGTGATAAGAATGGCAATTGGTTTGGAATGACTTACCGGGCAAGGATAATCGCCTATTCCAAAGATCGCGTCAATCCAGAAAGTCTAAAGGATTACGAAGACTTGGCAAATCCTGAATGGAAGGATAAGATTGTAATCCGTTCTTCAGAAAACATCTACAACCAATCTCTTTTAGCTTCCATTATTGTGGCCGATGGCGAAGAAAAAGCCAAGGAATGGGCTGCCGGCGTAGTTGAAAATATGGCGCGAAACCCAAAGGGAAGCGACCGTGACCAAGTAAAGGCCGTAGCTTCTGGAGAAGGTGATATCGCCGTGGTTAACACCTATTATATCGGATTGATGCTTAATGACGAAAATGAAGAAGAAAAGAAAGCTGGAGAATCTGTTGGAATTATTTTCCCAAACCAAGAAAATCGTGGAACCCACATCAATATCAGTGGCGCGGGAGTTACCAAATATGCACCTCATAAGGAAAATGCCGTAAAACTACTCGAATTCCTTTCCGGAATAGAAGCACAACAAACATTGGCAAATCTTAATTATGAATACCCTGTCAATCCCGACGCCTCAAAAGCCGCAATCCTAAAAGAGTGGGGTGATTTCAAAGCTGATGAGGTAGAATTAATCAAACTCGGAGAATTGAACAGTGAGGCGGTAAAGATTTTTGATGAAGTTGGGTGGAAATAG
- a CDS encoding DUF1206 domain-containing protein yields MIKQWIQTIAIIGFVSKGFVYVVIGILSFLAAFNLGGQSSGTNSALLFLERQPFGQFMLAALAVGLLCYSLWMFIRSIRDPENMGWDGKWKLMRIGIFITAIVYTFLSLLAFYHLFKSGTAKNNHTYLNFIGSNLLSILFIIIGIALLIQSVFLCIGIYRGGLMDQFNLEGKKGSHLLRIGGQFGFYARAFVVLIIAYFFLRAGFYSGNHEVKGIQDAFSFLDSSTVGRILMGITAIGFVSYGLFYILLIRYRTFE; encoded by the coding sequence ATGATAAAACAATGGATACAAACAATAGCGATTATTGGTTTCGTCTCCAAAGGATTTGTTTATGTGGTAATAGGAATTCTTTCGTTTTTGGCCGCTTTCAATCTTGGTGGACAAAGCTCGGGCACCAATAGCGCTTTGCTATTTTTGGAAAGACAACCTTTTGGTCAATTTATGCTTGCAGCATTGGCTGTAGGACTTCTCTGTTATTCGTTGTGGATGTTTATCCGAAGTATAAGGGATCCGGAAAATATGGGGTGGGACGGGAAGTGGAAATTAATGCGGATAGGAATTTTTATAACTGCCATAGTTTACACGTTCTTATCACTGCTGGCGTTTTATCATCTTTTTAAATCCGGAACTGCAAAAAATAATCATACCTATTTGAATTTTATAGGATCAAACTTGCTTTCCATATTGTTCATTATTATCGGCATTGCATTGCTTATCCAGTCTGTTTTTTTATGTATTGGTATTTATAGAGGCGGGTTGATGGACCAGTTTAACTTAGAAGGAAAAAAAGGTTCACATTTATTGCGCATTGGTGGGCAATTCGGGTTTTACGCCAGAGCTTTCGTCGTACTTATTATTGCGTACTTCTTTTTGAGGGCTGGATTTTATAGCGGGAATCATGAAGTGAAGGGAATTCAAGATGCATTTTCTTTTTTGGACAGCTCCACCGTGGGTAGAATATTAATGGGAATTACTGCTATCGGCTTTGTTTCCTATGGACTATTTTACATCCTTCTTATCCGGTATAGGACTTTTGAGTGA
- a CDS encoding DUF302 domain-containing protein, producing MNGIEIIKSDLPVRETVTNILRAIENERWHLFAHIDHAAEAKKKGLPLRPTEVILFGNPEIGTC from the coding sequence ATGAATGGTATAGAAATAATTAAAAGCGATCTCCCCGTACGGGAAACAGTTACAAATATTCTCCGAGCGATAGAAAATGAGAGATGGCATCTTTTTGCCCATATTGATCACGCCGCCGAAGCCAAAAAGAAAGGTCTGCCTTTGCGCCCCACCGAGGTTATCTTATTTGGTAATCCAGAGATTGGAACCTGCTAA
- a CDS encoding DUF302 domain-containing protein: MQNIQSVSIDLPMKVMVWENEDGIVNIGYNTIEWLKRRHNLRDDEALRSIEEAVMKICTKSHLPS; encoded by the coding sequence ATGCAGAACATTCAATCCGTATCAATTGATTTACCTATGAAAGTTATGGTCTGGGAAAATGAGGACGGTATTGTTAATATTGGTTACAATACCATCGAATGGCTTAAAAGACGGCATAATCTAAGAGATGATGAAGCCTTGCGAAGTATCGAGGAGGCTGTAATGAAAATCTGCACTAAATCACATCTTCCTTCTTGA
- a CDS encoding pentapeptide repeat-containing protein — protein sequence MSLTNIAGTAFRDVKFKDCKMLGLRFDNCNDFGLNFGFENCILTHSSFYKKKIRNTSFSNSQLQEVDFVECDLTSAIFKNCDLTGATFNSTILEKTDFRTSRNFSIDPEINRLKNSKFDSSTLAGLLSKYNLVIDHKT from the coding sequence TTGAGTCTTACCAACATTGCCGGCACGGCGTTTAGAGATGTTAAGTTTAAGGATTGCAAAATGCTCGGCCTTAGGTTCGATAATTGTAACGATTTCGGTCTTAATTTTGGTTTTGAAAACTGCATTCTCACCCATTCATCTTTCTATAAAAAGAAAATAAGAAATACATCATTCTCAAATTCCCAACTTCAAGAAGTGGATTTTGTGGAATGTGATTTAACCAGCGCCATTTTCAAAAACTGTGATTTAACAGGCGCCACTTTCAATTCCACAATTCTCGAAAAAACCGATTTCCGGACCTCCAGAAATTTCTCTATTGACCCAGAAATCAATCGCCTTAAAAACTCAAAATTTGATAGCTCCACATTAGCAGGACTTTTGAGCAAATACAATCTTGTTATCGATCATAAAACTTAG
- a CDS encoding M1 family metallopeptidase, with amino-acid sequence MKQSFWMLALFLFSLSTSAQYDPSKIFVPDFYQHNGNTFRSASGKPSADYWQNEADYTVKVAFNVETRLLSGDVTIDYTNNSPDDLDALWLQMDQNTTKNEARGNILRNPNGKPDEKQGYRITKIRLTREGKTKEVPFIVDGTRMQIRLQNVVKPKGKIQLAIEYSYELLPRGGGWRSGYMDDENGKIFEFSYWYPRMCVYDDYYGWNTLPFIGGGEMYLDYGTIDYQITVPADQIVIGSGILLNEKEILNSKTLDRLDKARKSENIVFIRSSEEIKNPVTKNNSGNVTWHFKMENTRDVAWAMSSDYIWDAAKINLPSGKTALAQSVYPVASTKNGRAWSRSTEMLKYSIENYSQRWFEYPYAVASSVAGSVGGMEFPGLAFNYWDVEPYMMFLLASHEIGHTWFPMIVGSDERRNPFMDEGFNTFMNVYAQADFNNGELAPKRDGEYAPNGGNPADEIIQVIKDAKDGPTLMTPADNQNYKFVHPLAYFKSAFGLVLLREVILGPDKFDYAFRQYIKNWAYKHPRPEDFFRSMDNGSGEDLTWFWQGWYHNNWQLDQAISKVEYTEDKETNGIDITVTNKRQMVMPILVSVEESNGKTHNFTVPVDIWKYGADAKFHVNTTSKIKRVLLDAGHQVPDIDRANNEWKG; translated from the coding sequence ATGAAGCAATCTTTTTGGATGTTGGCGCTATTTCTCTTCTCTTTATCCACAAGTGCGCAATATGACCCCTCAAAAATATTCGTTCCCGATTTTTATCAGCATAACGGAAATACTTTTCGTAGCGCAAGTGGAAAACCTAGTGCTGATTATTGGCAAAATGAAGCCGATTATACGGTAAAGGTTGCATTCAATGTAGAAACCCGTTTATTGAGTGGAGATGTAACTATCGATTATACCAATAACAGTCCGGATGATCTGGATGCTCTTTGGTTGCAAATGGACCAAAATACCACCAAAAATGAAGCTCGCGGAAACATTTTACGAAATCCGAATGGAAAGCCAGATGAAAAACAAGGATATAGAATTACTAAAATCCGACTAACAAGGGAGGGAAAAACTAAAGAAGTGCCATTTATTGTTGATGGAACAAGAATGCAGATACGTTTACAAAACGTTGTAAAGCCAAAGGGAAAAATTCAGTTGGCAATAGAATATTCGTATGAGCTGCTGCCCAGGGGAGGCGGTTGGCGTTCAGGATATATGGATGATGAAAATGGGAAGATATTCGAATTTTCATATTGGTACCCTCGGATGTGTGTTTATGACGATTATTATGGATGGAACACATTGCCATTTATAGGTGGTGGTGAAATGTATCTGGATTACGGCACTATTGACTACCAAATAACCGTTCCCGCAGATCAAATTGTAATCGGTTCGGGAATACTGCTGAATGAAAAGGAAATTTTGAACAGTAAAACCTTGGATCGTCTTGATAAAGCCAGAAAATCTGAGAATATAGTTTTTATAAGAAGTTCCGAAGAAATAAAAAATCCAGTCACAAAAAATAATTCTGGGAATGTGACCTGGCATTTTAAGATGGAAAACACAAGAGATGTAGCTTGGGCTATGTCCAGTGATTATATTTGGGATGCGGCCAAGATAAACCTCCCCAGCGGTAAAACCGCTTTGGCCCAATCCGTTTATCCAGTTGCCTCTACTAAAAACGGAAGAGCGTGGTCAAGATCCACCGAAATGCTGAAATATTCAATTGAGAATTATTCCCAGAGATGGTTTGAATATCCGTATGCCGTAGCCTCAAGTGTCGCTGGGTCAGTAGGCGGAATGGAGTTTCCGGGATTGGCTTTTAATTATTGGGATGTGGAACCTTATATGATGTTTTTACTGGCTTCCCATGAAATTGGGCACACGTGGTTCCCGATGATAGTGGGATCGGATGAAAGACGAAATCCTTTTATGGATGAAGGGTTTAATACGTTTATGAATGTTTATGCGCAGGCGGATTTCAACAATGGCGAATTGGCACCCAAACGCGATGGGGAATATGCTCCAAACGGCGGGAATCCTGCTGATGAGATCATTCAGGTAATTAAGGATGCCAAAGATGGCCCCACTTTAATGACACCGGCAGACAACCAGAATTATAAATTCGTACATCCATTGGCATATTTTAAATCGGCTTTTGGATTGGTGCTTTTGCGAGAGGTGATTTTGGGTCCGGATAAATTCGATTACGCGTTTAGGCAGTACATTAAAAACTGGGCATACAAGCATCCGAGACCTGAGGATTTTTTCCGAAGTATGGACAACGGATCGGGAGAAGACCTCACTTGGTTCTGGCAGGGCTGGTACCACAACAATTGGCAATTGGACCAAGCTATTTCAAAAGTAGAATATACAGAGGATAAGGAGACCAATGGTATAGATATTACGGTTACAAATAAACGTCAAATGGTAATGCCTATTTTGGTTAGCGTTGAAGAAAGCAATGGCAAGACCCATAATTTTACTGTCCCCGTAGATATTTGGAAGTATGGCGCAGATGCGAAATTTCATGTAAATACCACTTCAAAAATAAAGCGAGTCCTCTTAGATGCCGGTCATCAAGTACCGGATATTGATCGGGCCAATAACGAATGGAAAGGATGA